Part of the Vanessa cardui chromosome 23, ilVanCard2.1, whole genome shotgun sequence genome, TTCGGAAGACAATTGACTGTAATCGGCCTTTGTGGCAGTAGGGGCGATGTTATGGAATCCAATAATGATCTGATAAAATCTCGAACAATTCCAGATCCTGATACATGAACGCCAGCATCGGATGGACCAGCTAAACCAGATATTATGGATAGAGAAAATTTAAAGAAGTTTgaaccaaaatatattacaagattgcctgcgaccttgtaggcgtttgaatttaacaaaaatattattttagcctaagttgccgttccagaaattacccggaacaaacagaaagacagacagacaaaaattgttaaaaatattattttggtatatgtaccgtgtatacatacatatgcattaagtaaaaaaggggtttttaatattacaaacagacaatccaattttgttatatgtatagataataaagaaaaatatagaagataaatttaaatatacttagttataataaacaaataggaTTCAGCTTTAAACTAGTTGTCGAAAATTCTGTTGTCGTTgtcgaaaaaaaatgtaattaaaaaatttaaatcagatGTTTACGCGATAAAGGTGTCTGCGACCTTCCATGATGGCGCATTGTTATCAAAACCCAATACAGGCTGTAATCCGCTACCATATGTATCAAGAGTTTGAAAGTAGTAATCGCCATGAAAATTATCGAACGAGTTAAGTACACCCTCTCTGATGAAACAAGACGGAATGATGATATCTGAAAATCAAAAAACGTcttaaaaaacgtaaaattaacaaataatacaattacgAGGAAATTAATAAAGCGATATCTTAtctatccgtttctataataaaattccgcagatttttaatttattaatttttaactttgccgttttgtaaattcaaatcgtttgtaaaaaaatacattggtagaaaaagcatattattcgacacaagattttatagataataaaaaagcgtggagcgtgttgacttccaagcaattaacatgactttgtatttattaaatgttgaaaaagagtaactactgagtttcttgccggttcttctcggtagaatctactttccgaaccggtggtagcttcacttaattgttaaatgaagattcaaaagtgcttgtaaaggcccacttgaataaagtatattttgatttgatttgatacacCATACATCGAAATCTTTTAATGATATATCACCTACTGTAGAATAAAGAATCTcgcacatattatatatgaacaggaggacttggtggtagggcttttgcaagcccgcctgggtaggtaccatccactcatcagatattctaccgctaaacaacagtacgcagtattgttgtgttccggtttgaagagtaagtgagccagtgtaactacaggcacaagggacatagcatcttagttcccaaggttagtggcgcattgaagatgtaaggaatagttactatttcttacagcgtcattatgtatgggtgatggtgaccacttactatcaggtggcctatatgctcgtccgccaacctattccttaAAAAGAATCATTAAACGTTACATtgattttttggaaattttggTATAGAGCCTATATTCAAACCGTAAAAATAACGGTTTAAACACTATCAAAGGAACCTTCTTTTTAAATgcattatcttatttttttttcattacactATTTACATTGTACCTACAAGaacatgaaaatgaaaaaatcgTGTCATCGAAACCAATTAGGCTAGTACAGTATACAACTACTACATTATGcctatacaattttaaaaggcATTCTAACAAAGTAACTAAAGTACTTTCTATGtaagagttaaaaataaaaccaacacaaatatatttggCCTGTTCTCGTCTATTCAATGGGAGAACAGTTTCTCGTCTTTCTTGATACCTTTTGAAATCCAAATCACGCAGTTCCTTGGTAACGTAGCGATTGTCATAACGAGATCGCGTTTCGAACATGTGCTGATAATATTTAGCTctgaaatattaagaaaaagtttATCTAATAGTACAGGTTCATTTTAACTCATGAAGGAGAAACACCATGAAAAGTTCACTGGTTTGGACTGGTTTGAACCAAACGACGTAATGGAATAAACTCTTTTCAGAGAAAAGGCAGGTCTTAGAGAAATCAATACGATAGTAGTCGAgtaccgattttcatgggtacgccactccgaggtccagggtttgattcccggccgagtccgAGACGGATAGCAATAGTTCactaattttctatgttgtcttgggtctgggtgtttgtgataccgttaTTACTTCTGGATTTCCATAGCaagagtgctttagctacttacatcacACATCaatcacattattaattattatttaatacacaattaaacgaaattaatgaagataatgtatattttataaaactaccaaaaaataaaaaatgtaaatgtgaaAAAGGCACCAAATGATAATAACCTGAAAATGATGAGCAATAAGAATAAACTAGTAATACAGGAACTCCAAGATAACCAAGTTAGCAGAGGATCTGCCCTTTTTCTGATCTCAGTCACGATACCAGCAGCCATTTGGCTGGATGTACTACTTTCATTACTGCTGTACGAATATATGTGATGAATTTGAGCGTTGACGTAGAATGTGGTATTAACGCGAGTTATATATTCCCGCAGCCCTGTAAAACAGACTCAAGTtaactttgaataaaattaattaatataaataattaagattggaacaacaacaacatcaacagccagtaaatttcccactgctgggctaaggcctcctctccctttgaggagaaggttaagaTTAGGTATAAGCATTTTAGTTTAActaatgttttgttttctagaataataatcaacaatatattatgacgatggtattttttgttttcgacTGCGTTCACTATTCTAGAACAGTCATTAGCCACCTGCGCAGGaaatattacacacacataGACATCCGCATGCAAACCAGTGGGATCGAATCACGGCaatccattttttattaatctccTCTCGTAACAAAACAGTAACCCAATTGCTTTTATTGACCCCACACAGAGTTTGAAAAATaggcaaataaataataacaaaactcaaactcaaactcaaattgctttattattctaattctttattatatagaagtgttacactttcttattgatagtcaattgaaacagtaccatcggaagagaaaataccctgacctgagaagaaccggcgaaagaaacatGCATACTtatcatcttaaccgataattgcggattcaaacccaggcaagcaccactcaatttttatgtgcttaatttgtgtatataattcaactcgttctcggcggtaatggaaaacatcatgaggaaaccagcttgtgactaatttcaaagaaattctgccatacatatatacaccaatccgtattggagcagcgtggtggaatatgctcaagGAAATATgctccttctcctcaaagggagaggaggccttagcccagcagtgggaaatttataggacGTTAATGTAAGGAAAATACATACTTCTCTTGAGTGTAGCAGCAAACGAAGTAGTAGCATAATCAGAGACAATACAAATACTCTTATACGACTTCACACGTAAACATGCTGAATTGACCGCAGAGTTATTGCACAGCCAAAAATAATCATTCCCTAACGCCTTTATGTAGTTCTTCCTTCCTCTATCAATTGATTTCAGACAGTGCTCATATGGAGTTCCAAACGTTTGGTGGCAAATATTGGCGACATAATTCAACCAAGAATAAGACGATTGAATAAGGtcagctgaaaaaaaaaacgagctaCAAAATACTGCTTACCACTtagtagattataatctgtcgaatttcagttgaattataaaaacactgTAACCTAGATAAGATCGTACCGTattaaagtacataaaaattatacgtTTCATTGTAGTTGGAATCAACGTTCACAATCTTTCAGGTATTTACAAAGTCACGAGGCAGATTTTAATCTAACAGTgttcacatacatatacaatctatgcattattatattattgaaaatttactaATTGCGTGTCTCTTATTGAAATGACtaattttcagttttattatCTCGTATATGTGCTGAAAGCAAATTCTCCAAACAATACTCGtgcattttaaattgaatacttTTTGATGTTTTTGGTATCTGTCTTATTTTTGatccatataatatttttaagcaaataaatagGTCATTAAAGGCGAAAGAACATTATCGATGGTTTGATGATTTTTGTCCCAAATTAATTTTGTgaatcaaagtaaaaaaaaacctctAACTCACCAATACTAGTAACCATTAGacttattttagatataatttttttcattttacaagTAACCCGTTTCATTCCATCCACCATTAACTTTATGGACTCCTTCATTGCGTTGAAAGGTTTTTTCACGGTCTCGGTAATGTGTcgaacatttgtttttatttgttcctagaggtgatttaaaaaaaattataaatatagggTCTAATTGAAACTTTATATCCATTgagtaaagtttaaaataatataaaattcatgttGTTTAAGCTTTTTTGTCACTAATGGTCTGCGGTGTGCATAAACACGAATGAAAGTAGGAAATAATAATGCAGTGTCATTAAGTTCTTTCgtgttttaaacatataaatattaacctaAACGAATAATGGAATCCATAATCAATGTTATCCATtaactcaaataaatatttacataaaaacgtaattatttAAAGAGCAAGAGAGTGCACTCTTTATGTCCTTGATTTGATGCGACAAAATTGATAAGCAATACGAGCTATTCTTTCTCTTATTATATACAGATTATTCTAACTTCATTTCTTTTAagccttttttaatttagcttCACAAATTATTAGGGATTTGACTGTCAGGCATATACTTTATCAGCAAGCCTCAGtgtaatattttgatgtttCTGTGGGTGTAACCCATATCGAACCAGTCAGTAAACCATGGTAAATTGGTAACATcgtgacatattttttaaattaataaaaaagcaaaatcATTACAATCTATTAGTTTGCAAGTTACAGATTTTCTTGAAAGTATCTCATTTCATTTCCTTTGCAGATTAAAAGTGCATAATTCCAAGTCTAAAGCAgtcataaaaactatttaaaaagaaatgggATGGAACAGACACTTTAACATTTAGAAAACTTCTAGGTATAATTATCCTCTCGAATAAAACCTATTAAACTGAAGCTATAGGGTCCTATTTATTTTCACATAATACTATCGGTATTTCAAAAATTGGTCATTATGATATAGAcccaatatttgtttttattcaatattgagtCAGTGTAATAAGAATTAATGCTTATTTAGTATCTAATCGTAAGATTTTTGCCGGCGGTTTCAACCGAtatgacatgggaaccttcaagaaaatagCCTATGTTTCTCTCAAAGGGTGGCAGCGCTAATGTCAGTCGTCGATTTTTgtatgtccatgggcggtggtagtcacattCCATCAGGCTAACCTCATGCCTGTTTgccgtatatatgtatatctatatatctatctatcatTCCTTTCAGGAAATGTTATCGTATAAACGACCTAAGGCAAACTAACGTAAAGTAATAAAAGGCAAAATATTACCTGACTACAGGCCATAGAGCCGGTCAAAACTTCTGAATTCCTCAATGTATTTGTAGCCGGACCGGTAAGGATGAGGACCAGAGCGTAACACGTCAGGGTATATCGACCAACGCGAGAGAACAGTTGAGGAATTAGCAGAAATATCAGACACCTAAGAAAGATAAAAAGAAGTTTTATTAATGCTGCATAAAATAAATGGGCAATGTCTCATTTCATCTTTATCGGACTCAAGGAGTAGGGGAAGCTCAAGTCCCGGGCACCACGGGTTTGTGATACCTCACCGATATGGTCATGTCTGAAACTGATAGTCTCAGAAGGTatcttaaaaagtttttgttggAGGGATCGTCAGGACCGCTTGGTGtcataaattaattctattttaaggACTCATTTTCTTGCATAACAATTTGAATAGAAATCTTTTCTATCATAGTCAATGTACCGCTAGACATGgagtttatatgtatgtaattgtaaatatactggCTCATTCAGTGCGTTTAAAAATCAGAGCAATACCAAGAATGATTACGGTTGAAACGGTGAATTAACTTTTATCTGAAGAGTCAATTTGACTGTTCTGATATCTTTCTTAAGAAAATTaggaaatgtattatttattttttcaggtgaaagatttgatttgatgaacgcgtgcatcttaacccatgattgcgggttcaaacccaggcaagcaccactgaatattcatgtgcttaatttgtgtttataattcatctcgtgctcgacggtgaaggaaagcatcgtatggaaacctgcatgtgtattccgtaccttctcttcaaaagggagaggaggccttagcccaacaacCTTACAGGCTGCtgtatattgttgttttttgctTGTTGTTGAAAGATTTTTTCCATAGAAAAATTGGCTCTTGGATAAATGAATAAGTTTCACGGTATGAATTTTAACACCCCTCATTTTGCAAGATGGAAATGTTTTACGACGCCAATCGAGCAGAGtgccaaattttattaaaaaccatTAAAACTTTTGACCGAGTTGCGAGAGCGCCGTAATAGATATTATACACTTTCATAGAAATAACTTATAATGCTAACATATTGTATGACAGTCATTATACGGGCTATGTAATCATGTAAACTGAAATTTGACTTCCAAGATATGGGTATATCCTAGTTTGGAAGTCAAtagatgtttttttgttttcgcTCGTTTGTCATGTATAGGTAAAAGTAGCCTGTCCTTTCTTAAAGTTAAtaattgcttcataccaatttttatgaaattcggttcagcggtttggtcgtgaaagaacgacggacagacagatagagttactttcacatttataatattaatatagataatttaccgatgattgcgggttcaaaacccaggcaagcaccgctgattcatgtgcttaatttgtctttataatttatctcgtgctcagcggtgaaagaaaacatcgtgaggaaacctgcatgtgacaaatttcatagaaattctgcgacatatgcattccaccaaccggcattggaacagcgtggtgaaatatgttccaaaccttctcctcaaagggagaggaggcctttagcccagcagtgggaatttacaggctgttgttgttgttgttattcttttatttgGTAACATGAAAATTGTAGTcttgttcatatttatatagcttcgatttttttaaatgatattgcAATATAGGTTTTAATTCGATAATAATGACTCTTTAGAGTGAATACTGACcgaaattttaaccattatGCCCTTGGACTATTAAAACGATTTACTTATTCATTGAACACTgtctacaatattttattgtagtaaAGCTATTACCATTTAATAGCCCACTGGCATTTCACAACAATAAAACTGCACGGCAGTTTTGTTCGCAAAACTTTCTCGAACATTCGCGGTAATCTGATACAAGCTGAATGGCAGGTACTATTTCTATAGACATTGTAATAATGGCGATCAATAGCTATGGTTTGTTCGATAACATTGTAGGCATACTTTTGTACttctataaatgtaaaatcaTATGTAAGGCCACTTATTATCGAACGTAAAATATACACAATCATAAACGTTATATGAAGAGGTCACATGAAAAAATTTAAGTACATAACTGAACTTTTCCTAAATGGTTGGAGCGATTTCGgtgcaatatttttatgtgtttttggCCCTTCAGAGGATTGGTGTTCAAAGTTTTAGATTTGTAAATGCAATTCTGCTTTAAATCGGACGAAGTAAGGACGGGTAGGTAGTATCCATATCattgtctatccctatgtatgcttcgaTCTTAAAAAatacgcaacgtattttgatgcggttcttttattagatagagtgattcaagagaaacgttttttgtatacaatacatggacaatttagtaaagaaacactgataattttagaagttcctaatgtgatgtcgtaaatatacaaaggctgtagcatatttagtatcagaattgcacccgtaAGGAGCCGTGGCAGGTCGCCATACCTATATAGGTATTTAACTTTTAACCCGAGAAGTAATCGCGCATAGACACGCGCGGCAGGGTATCTGAAGGGCGTtagatattttagtttttactcGTATAAGGTAGGTACCCtaaaaattcatatatatttttttaaaatattacgttttcctgtaattaattaaggtgaaggtattatttttttcataagaaaaaatagtattataaacatatttttctagGTTCTGTAGGTATGGTAATAAttgtatgataatatataaaaaaggaattttCAGACATTGAACATACGCGTCAAATGAAAAATTCGCAATAGACACCAGCATGCAATGAAACTGAAATTTAACGaaccatcaaattcggttcataaACCAAAATTATTCTCGAAGAGACATACACATGTCTACTTCAAAGATAACTGCTCTTATACatctatataaatgtattaaaaaaatgttttgaataatcTAAACCAatagccacatgtgcatttatttttaaaaattactgcgcttttaattttatttcttatcggCTACATTAATCGtagaacataatattatactttgaTTCAAACAGATTTGTTGGAAATTTATAATAACGCACGATAAGCTTATATCTAACATAGATTTCATTCACCCCCCAAAATGGATGGcagtgggtgagccagtgtatttaCTGGATACACTTGGTGTTAGCGCATTGACGGTACCAAAAGTGTCCACTTGTCCAGTATATAAGAACTATCGCAGCTTATTACGACTCGGGATAATTGCCTGTTTAAAATATACcgttataataatca contains:
- the LOC124539827 gene encoding DC-STAMP domain-containing protein 2-like; this encodes MACSQEQIKTNVRHITETVKKPFNAMKESIKLMVDGMKRVTCKMKKIISKISLMVTSIADLIQSSYSWLNYVANICHQTFGTPYEHCLKSIDRGRKNYIKALGNDYFWLCNNSAVNSACLRVKSYKSICIVSDYATTSFAATLKRRLREYITRVNTTFYVNAQIHHIYSYSSNESSTSSQMAAGIVTEIRKRADPLLTWLSWSSCITSLFLLLIIFRAKYYQHMFETRSRYDNRYVTKELRDLDFKRYQERRETVLPLNRREQAKYICISSFRLVSSERVYLTRSIIFMAITTFKLLIHMVADYSLYWVLITMRHHGRSQTPLSPGPSDAGVHVSGSGIVRDFIRSLLDSITSPLLPQRPITVNCLPNPYPPDLKRYLQIAILIILLWFFALFEPYGLRFRHVIVGHYQPDRAKTRAVWLYHHILRTRGKYW